Within the Halobaculum limi genome, the region ACCCGCATCCACAAGGAGATTAGCGATGGTTCCCATCGGTGGCAGCGTCTCGTACTCGCTCGGAGACTGCACTGGCCCGAAACGCATCTTGTCGGCCACCGCGACGCACCGCGGATTCAGCGACGCGAGCCCGTCAATGGCGGCGCGGAGTTCGCCCTCGCCTCCCTCGTCGTAGGCCATATACAGCGCGTAGCTGGCAACGACGACATCGACCGGCTCCTCGACGTTGGGTTCACGGAACGACCCGTGGTCGAACGAGACGTTCTCGATGCCGCGCTGCTCAGCCTTCTCTCGGGCGTACTGGAGCCACTCGTCGTAGATGTCCCGTCCGACCACGTGGTCACACTTCGGCGCGAGTCCGAGCGCGACAATACCCGTGCCCGTCCCGATATCGACCACGGTATCGCTAGGCTTGATTGGCGCGTCCGTGACCAGATATGACAGACACCGCTGATACACCTCGTCTGCCTCGCTATCCGCGTCGTAGTCCATCGGAGTGTAACCGTGAGACTCGCGTTCGGTATCGGTCATCGGTAGGGCGAATAGGCTGTGCTGGATGATAAGCGTCTCAAGAATCATCGCTGACACGTCCGACCGGCTCGTGTTCTCTATTTACCACGGCCTCAACAAACTGTCAGAAACCAATACTGTCAACAGATCTGTCCGTGCTGAATCCGGGCGCGAGTCAGTGAACGATTTGTATTCGGGGTTGAAGGTTCGAATATGGCCAGTCCCTCCATCCGGTTTGTCCTGTGCCTCATTATCGGCCTGTTCACCGGAAGCACTCTTGGGATACTGTTCGTCCCAGACCCAACAGGGCTAGTCGCATTCGGCCTTGCAGCAGTGTGTACTGCAGGGGTTACCGGCTATCTGTTCCGAAGCGACTGGCTCCGTGACTAGCTGACCGACACCCTCTGGACTCTGTTGCAACCCCCAAGACTGGCAGATATCGCGTGCTTGAGAAACCAGCGCTCTCACAACCCCGGCGGATTCGAAGGCCTTCCATCCCTCACGCAGTAATGAGGTCGGGTGCCAAGAAGCCGATCACGAGGAGACTCACGAGTACGGCAATCGCCGTAAGTCGCAGGACACCAGCTTCCCGTCGACGGGGTTTCGGCAGGGATTCGGCAATTCCGGAGAGGGCCATCCCGACAATCACAAACAGTACAGCGTAGAGCGGTGTCGCCCCTTCTACAATGACGTAGTACCCCTGCTGCCCAGCCAGCAGGAGTGCGCCACAGAAGAAGACCAGTCCAAGGAAACGACCAGAGGGCTCACTGAACAGCGTCTGGTCGATGATGGAGGGCATCGAGCGCATATTTACTCACGTGGAATAAATATGAACTGTGTTCGCCCGCCTGCTGCAGGGATGTTCATAGCTGTGCTGAGCGAACGGTGGTGAGGGGGCTGACCAACTCACACTCTGTGTTCAGCACAGCCACAGAAATCTGCCCGAACACTGCCAGAAGTGGTGTGCAACACTCAGAGCATCCAGCTACTAGGTCAAGAGAGCAGGGTTGCGGAAACACCCCCAACAACGAGTAGAATACTCAGGCCAGTTAGCAGAGGGTCATTTCCGAAGAGTTCCCGCAGAAAGAGACCAACTAAGGTCATCTGAACGCCAACGAGCATTCCCTTCGCGTTGGAGGGCTCCATTGTACAGCTCAAAATCCATAGGCTGTACAACATTCTTCTGGTGTACAGACAGCAAGCCCAAGCGGATCAGTGTCGTGGAGTACGGGAGCCGACTAATGATCGATTCGCAGCACCGATCTATCGGCTGTTTCAGACAGAAACATCCCTAAAATAGGATTCTAATAGAGCCATACACCCGTACTCAGCCTGCAGGCTCGCGGAACTCAGCCTCCACGTATTGTGTAGCGTTCCGTCCAATAGCACTCTCGCGCGTGCTTTGAGTGCGCGGTCATCAGGTGGCCGAACTTGGAATGTTGATTCGCCGCGAGCATCTGGTTGGGTCGGCTGCAAATCCGTACTCCAAGACTCCACGATATTCCTTGCCTGTCCTCGAATTCGATTTGGAACGTCGTGTTCTCGGCAACCCGGTCTCCAACATTCCGGACTGCAGCCTCCACAGTTGCTCCTCCGTCCTCCGACACAGAGACGACGAATCCGAAATCATTCAGCAAGGTCGTGGCTGCCGGTCGCCTGCGTGCGACCGGGAGCGGTGGGTGGGGAGGTGGGGTTTGGGTCGGCCCGGCGTCGACGAACAAGGAGCCGCCCCGCTACGCTACCCCTCCCACCACCGGCCGCGCTCAGGGAACGAGACGTCACTCCATCCCGTCACAGCCACCGAGACGCGCCCGTTGTACCAGTTCTTCGCCGCCGCCCGAATCCGCACACGCTCGCCTTCGTCCATCCACGGTGCATCCGACGCCTTCCACACCGTCACCTTCACGCGACCGCTCTCGTCTTCGAGAAGCCCGACTTGGGCTATTTTCGAATTGCTCGGCTGCCACAATTGACTCACAGTCGCCTCAACTGTCACCTCTTTTCGACTCACCTCCTCCAACATCCCAATCGGCACGACCGTCCCCGCCCGCGTCTGCTCTGCCTCCAGCACCCGCAGACTCGCACTCATCAACCCCTTCCCACTGCGCACCTCCTCGGCTAGCCGCCGACTCACAGCCGCCCGCGTCCCGCTCTCGCGCACCTTCGCTGTGATCCGCGCCGCCTGCTGATTTACCGCCGCCAGCTCCTCACGGGTTAACGCCGCCCTCGCATCACCCGGCTCAAACGCCGGGTCCACGCTTGCTGCCCGCTCTCGGAACCGCCGCGACCGCTCAACTGCCCCATGCTCAACTGTCACCCGCGTCCGCCGCTCTCGTTGCGACGTCTGCACCTTCTGTCGCTCGTGCGTCCGTGCAATCTCCGCTTCTCGCGCTTCCCACCGCTCCTGGGCTTCAAGCGTCAGCCCGTATGGGTGGTCCAACTCACCCGTCCCATCCACCTTCGCGATCGCCTCCGAGTCGATCTTCGCTTGCGTCCGCAACTCGACTGTGGGCCGCAGTTCCGGCCGCTCGTCCACGATGCCCTGCTCCTGTTTCTGTTCCGATGCAACCGTTTCACTCCGCACGTTTCGTTTCATAGCTATCTCTGAAGCCGCTCTCGCTCGCGCCTTCGCGCCCTCTTGGGCGCGAGTGAGAGCGCGTCAGCAGGGAGGCCCCAGCCAGCCACGCGCGAGGACCCGCCCGCCGCGAGCGTCCACGGGAGTATGCGTCGCGGGAGGAGCCTGCGAGTCCCCGGCGGATACCTCGTGGCGTCGAAGGCACACGCCCGGACCTCGGCGGCGAGCCTGCGAGTCGTCGAGGAGCCCGGACTGGTCAGTCGCGAGCGATGCGGCCGGCGAGCGGAGCGAGTCGGACGCAGGCGGCGGGCGGCAGCCCGAGCGGGGCGAACCGTCGACGATAGCGGACCACCCGCATCGATCGCCGATTACGTCAACCTCGCGGCGCCGACGCTGCGCACTCAGCGGGGTGGGATTGGAAGGGGCCGCCGGGTCGACGAAGACGGGCGATGCAAGGACCGCAGGCGAACACCGTGAGGCGAGGACCATAGCGAGCCCCTCGAGTCGAGCCGGCGGGGGCTTGCGCGGACCGCTCTGTTACCGTCATCGAGCGGTGAACTGCCGGCGTTGAGCAGTGAATGCAGAAGATATGTTCGGCACCCAGTTGGGCTTCAGTTCATCCGAGAGGTGGCGAATCCGCCGATAGATAGCTGCTGCGTATGCAGCACACGACGGACCCCCTCGAAGGAGAACATCGGGAGTCTGTGGGGTAAGGCAGTTCACACATCACGTACAGTCACGGTCCCCCTCATATTGAGAGCATGCAAGAGGCACAGATACGGGTACGCACCTGGTTCCTCAAACGTATGAACGAATGGCTCTTCAGGGAGGACATCACCCTTCCGCACCGTCAGCCAGTCCTCGACCGCAGCCTCCGCCGAGTCGAACCCCCCACTGGCGAAGTACTCACCGTTCTCTGGGAACTCTCTATCGTCACCCTCAGGAATCGCCTGTCCACCGTCCTCACCGGTGACGGAGTGGGCGATTCCAGTCCCATTCACCCAGCCGACGCTGTCACCCGGGCGAACCGTCAATGACTCCGGGTAATAGGACAGCAGGCCCATCTGCACGATGTGGTCGGTATCGGGCTGGACGACCTCGGGAGGTGGTGGTATCTCGCCTGCCGGTGTTCGAACGACGATCGTTCCGGCCATCGTGTCGAAATCCTCGTGCGGCAGGCAACAGTACTGGTAGTGTCCAGGGACGGTGAACTGGTGCTCAAAGCGATCGCCTGGACCAAGGAGTCCGGAATCCGATTGGTCGGCTCGAGCGGCGATTTCAGAGTCGAAGCCACCGCTCGCAAAGTAGCTCGCCTCGTCGGGGATTCGGCCTTCGTAGGCTGTAACAGTGTGCTTGAGGGTCTCGATGTTCCACCACGTGACCGTCTCACCGGGGTCGATGACGAGCCGACCTGGTTCGAACCAGTTGGGCTGGACATCTACACGGGGCTTTGGTGGTGGCACTCCAGGGAGCGATGTGGAACAGCCCGCAGTCCCGACGAGGCTGGCCACACCCACTGTTCGGAGTAGTGACCGTCGTGTCCACCTCGCCATTTGGTCAACTCTGACTCCACTGGGCAATATCTGTTGGGGAGGTGCTATTATCAAAGCATAGTCAAACGAGTCACAGTAACCAACTGATATATGGAACTTCTGCATTCAACAGGGGCAGTAGTTCATACGACAGAGTGCGTCACGTCCGCAAGAATCGAAGTTCGACAACCGACCCAGTTGGGTCGTTGTCCGTGATCTGGAGCGAGCCACCGCTGTTCGTCGCCATCCAGCGGACGAACCACAGCCCGAGCCCGTTGGTATGCTGCAGTGGCGACTCTTCCCCAGCAACGACTGACTCTCGTTCAAGCGCTGGAATCCCCGGTCCATCATCAGCGACACGAACCACCACAGCATCCGCCTCGTCGTCCAGCGTGACCGAGAGGTGAACCGACGGATGCTCGCCACTGTGTGTTACGGCGTTGTCAACGAGCTCGTCGACTGCCAGTTCGAACGCTTCGTGCACCCGTGCCTCTGCGACGGCCGGTGTATCAACTGAGATGGACGCATTCGGATAACTCAGCTCTGCCTCCGACGCAATATCAGTAACATACTTCGCCACGTCGATAGTCGTCAGCGAGTCGGTCGCGTTCGGGTCCAACACGCTCTCGAACTTTCGAACACTTTCAGCGAGTTCGAGCAGCTCGTCGCTGGCAGTTCGAATGGTTGTAGCGCCTTGAGAGACCGTCTCATCACGTGTCTCTCTGAGGAGGGTGTCCGCCCACGCCTGGATGATATTCATCTTATTCCGCAAGTTGTGGCGGAGCACACGGTCGAACACAGATAACCGCCGTTCACGTTCTTTCAGTTCGGTGATGTCGCGCCCGACGCAGACCAACTCTTTGGCATCCTGAGCAGAGAGCCCAACAGAGATCGTTGTCTGGAACTGTCGTTCTTCGCCGGTGTGGTCGACGATGGTCGTCTCCACAGTCGTCTCCGGTAT harbors:
- a CDS encoding OB-fold nucleic acid binding domain-containing protein, which gives rise to MKRNVRSETVASEQKQEQGIVDERPELRPTVELRTQAKIDSEAIAKVDGTGELDHPYGLTLEAQERWEAREAEIARTHERQKVQTSQRERRTRVTVEHGAVERSRRFRERAASVDPAFEPGDARAALTREELAAVNQQAARITAKVRESGTRAAVSRRLAEEVRSGKGLMSASLRVLEAEQTRAGTVVPIGMLEEVSRKEVTVEATVSQLWQPSNSKIAQVGLLEDESGRVKVTVWKASDAPWMDEGERVRIRAAAKNWYNGRVSVAVTGWSDVSFPERGRWWEG
- a CDS encoding class I SAM-dependent methyltransferase — translated: MILETLIIQHSLFALPMTDTERESHGYTPMDYDADSEADEVYQRCLSYLVTDAPIKPSDTVVDIGTGTGIVALGLAPKCDHVVGRDIYDEWLQYAREKAEQRGIENVSFDHGSFREPNVEEPVDVVVASYALYMAYDEGGEGELRAAIDGLASLNPRCVAVADKMRFGPVQSPSEYETLPPMGTIANLLVDAGFTLTDVEVISESAGVLIATQ
- a CDS encoding plastocyanin/azurin family copper-binding protein produces the protein MARWTRRSLLRTVGVASLVGTAGCSTSLPGVPPPKPRVDVQPNWFEPGRLVIDPGETVTWWNIETLKHTVTAYEGRIPDEASYFASGGFDSEIAARADQSDSGLLGPGDRFEHQFTVPGHYQYCCLPHEDFDTMAGTIVVRTPAGEIPPPPEVVQPDTDHIVQMGLLSYYPESLTVRPGDSVGWVNGTGIAHSVTGEDGGQAIPEGDDREFPENGEYFASGGFDSAEAAVEDWLTVRKGDVLPEEPFVHTFEEPGAYPYLCLLHALNMRGTVTVRDV